Within the Nyctibius grandis isolate bNycGra1 chromosome 4, bNycGra1.pri, whole genome shotgun sequence genome, the region aatttttacagtgATGGCAAGGTTTAGAACCATGATACAGAATATCCAATTGGTAGAACTGTTGCTCAGAAATAGATCTCATAACTCTTTCTCTAcacttgaagaaagaaaaagaaaccctctaaatttaaaaaataacaccaTATATGGAATAAGCTATGGTATTTCTTTCCCTGTCCAGCTGACTGATAGAACTTCAGAGGGTAATGGTGGTTGCTTTGTGAAGGTTAACCAACCAAGCACGTACAGGAAGACTGATAAGAGCTAATATGAACAAGGTCAAAAAAAGGTTAAAGTGAGCTAGCACGCAGTAGACCGTACCTGGCTGTCAAAAATAGTATGTATTtgtaaacagaattaaaaaaaaaagaagatagatTTTAATAGATTTagtatttattacaaaataaaatgctttatagAATTTAATTTCACAAGAGGAGCCCAAGGATGAAACAGTAATATCTCCTAGATTTGAGATGTTTTCTGTGAAGACTTTCATATGAGAATGAGTATTAAAAGATGTTTCAGACTTCCCTCAAAAACTAAACTTCACATTTTCCACTGCACAGAGAGGCCACGCACAATTAGGCCCTCATCTTGAGGCTTAGCACAGAATATGAGATACAGTCACCTAATTGTTTATCCCTGTATATGATTATATTTTGGGTCCTGTTTGGGGAAGTGTTTTAATTCCTGTTTGAAGCCTTctgtttccctcttcctctaGATCACTTGCGCAGACCACTGCctacagaagtatttaaaaatgacaCAAAGGATCTCCATGAGATTTCAGGAGTACCATATTCAGCAGAACGAAGCTCTGGCAGCTAAAGCAGGACTGCTTGGCCAACCTCGTTAGACAAGAGCACTCTGTTCAGACTTTATGAGCAGTGCCAAGGTTCACTCATCCAGAACATTTGGATTTTCTACTGTCAGGATGTCTGTCCAGCAACTCAGAAGAGAGTTCTAGATGCTG harbors:
- the TIMM9 gene encoding mitochondrial import inner membrane translocase subunit Tim9; the encoded protein is MAGQISESDQIKQFKEFLGTYNKLTENCFLDCIKDFTSREVKPEEITCADHCLQKYLKMTQRISMRFQEYHIQQNEALAAKAGLLGQPR